The following proteins come from a genomic window of Trifolium pratense cultivar HEN17-A07 linkage group LG4, ARS_RC_1.1, whole genome shotgun sequence:
- the LOC123920463 gene encoding NAD(P)H-quinone oxidoreductase subunit T, chloroplastic produces MNCILRFPKNLTILFCSILMASTTTPSPQILLFNPILGNIKTIKGVRFFRITKSTNSHYSLQVHASKDSQGPQKAPSGVDTRIHWENEDEGWIGGNTKQKQTNEDVKQPKKLLGEDFADLLSFQGSHYEFLGVPPESSAEEIKVAFRKLSKEYHPDTTSLPLKTASEKFMKLKEVYTVLSNDESRRFYDWSLAQEVASRQQEKLKIKFEDPYEVELINYEPVPDMVDRLGGKNMKLSDQAVSAITIDVFIIIFAICCFTYVVLFK; encoded by the exons ATGAACTGTATCCTAAGATTTCCCAAAAATCTAACCATTCTTTTTTGTTCCATTCTCATGGCTTCCACAACAACACCTTCTCCACAGATTCTATTATTCAACCCAATCTTAGGAAACATCAAAACAATAAAAGGAGTAAGGTTTTTTAGGATAACAAAATCCACAAACTCTCACTATAGTTTACAAGTTCATGCTTCTAAGGACTCTCAAGGACCCCAAAAAGCACCATCTGGAGTTGACACAAGAATTCATTGggaaaatgaagatgaaggtTGGATTGGAGGTAACACTaaacagaaacaaacaaatgaaGATGTGAAACAACCTAAGAAGCTTTTGGGTGAAGATTTTGCTGATTTGCTTAGTTTTCAAGGTTCTCATTATGA ATTCTTAGGAGTACCACCAGAGTCTAGTGCTGAAGAAATCAAAGTAGCATTCAGGAAACTATCAAAGGAATATCATCCAGACACAACTTCACTCCCTCTAAAAACAGCCTCAGAAAAATTCATGAAATTAAAAGAGGTTTACACTGTTCTCAGCAATGATGAAAGTAGAAGATTTTATGATTGGTCCCTAGCTCAAGAGGTTGCAAGTCGTCAACaagagaaattgaaaattaaatttgaggATCCTTATGAGGTAGAATTGATCAATTATGAACCTGTTCCAGATATGGTTGATAGACTTGGTGGAAAGAATATGAAGCTTAGTGATCAAGCTGTTTCTGCTATCACTATTGAtgtttttatcattatttttgcTATATGTTGTTTTACTTATgtagttttatttaaataa